In Pseudomonadota bacterium, a single genomic region encodes these proteins:
- a CDS encoding response regulator yields the protein MKRVVFVDDEALVLEALRDRLRAHRKRWDMHFVQDAQAALDALADARTDVVVTDVRMPKGGGIELLKQIRQEHPHVVRIVLSGDTGLKNAFAAVPVAHQWLTKPCSGDLLETTIERTCGLYDLLHNESLQEIVGGADTLPSLPKVYAELARTLADPRACAKHVAAVVEKDMAMCAKVLQLANSSFFGPKQRIVSLEGAVSYLGTTMIRSLILCAEVFRVFEAAKVDARSLEHLQAHALKTAQLAARLTTTHNGVEHFFAAGVLHDVGKLVVASLMPERLRRAALAAQGGKQGMLAAETASMGVTHAEIGAYLLGLWGLPLPVVEAVAYHHRPSRVPHTGFAAVDAVHVADALVAELEPGPEDGFGDEAELDLDHLFKLGVGQDRLEAWRALAERCVGGLATGPAARRTRR from the coding sequence GTGAAGCGCGTCGTTTTCGTCGACGATGAAGCGTTGGTGCTCGAGGCCCTGAGGGACCGGCTGCGCGCGCATCGGAAGCGCTGGGACATGCACTTCGTGCAGGACGCCCAGGCCGCGCTCGACGCGCTGGCTGATGCTCGCACCGACGTCGTGGTTACGGACGTGCGCATGCCCAAGGGCGGGGGCATCGAGCTGCTCAAGCAAATCCGCCAGGAGCATCCGCACGTCGTGCGGATCGTTCTGTCGGGGGACACGGGGCTCAAGAACGCGTTTGCCGCCGTGCCGGTGGCCCATCAATGGTTGACCAAACCGTGCTCCGGGGACCTGCTTGAGACCACGATCGAGCGGACATGCGGTCTTTACGATCTGCTTCACAACGAGAGCCTGCAGGAGATCGTGGGCGGTGCCGACACGTTGCCCTCGCTGCCCAAGGTGTACGCAGAGCTGGCACGGACGCTGGCGGACCCGAGGGCTTGTGCGAAGCACGTGGCCGCCGTGGTGGAGAAGGACATGGCCATGTGTGCAAAGGTCCTGCAACTGGCCAACTCCTCGTTTTTTGGACCGAAGCAACGGATCGTCAGCCTCGAAGGCGCTGTCAGCTACCTCGGAACCACGATGATACGCAGCCTGATTCTCTGCGCGGAGGTGTTCCGAGTCTTCGAGGCTGCGAAGGTCGATGCGCGCTCCCTTGAGCACCTGCAGGCGCACGCCTTGAAGACGGCGCAGTTGGCAGCCAGGCTGACGACGACCCACAACGGCGTCGAGCACTTCTTTGCCGCCGGGGTGCTGCACGACGTGGGCAAGCTCGTTGTGGCCAGCCTGATGCCCGAGCGCCTCCGGCGTGCTGCCCTGGCAGCGCAGGGCGGCAAGCAGGGCATGCTGGCGGCCGAAACCGCCAGCATGGGCGTCACCCACGCGGAGATCGGGGCCTACCTGCTGGGCTTGTGGGGGCTGCCGCTGCCTGTAGTGGAGGCTGTGGCCTATCACCATCGGCCGAGCCGCGTGCCGCACACGGGCTTCGCTGCCGTGGATGCCGTCCACGTCGCCGACGCCCTTGTCGCCGAGCTCGAGCCGGGTCCAGAGGACGGCTTCGGCGACGAGGCCGAGCTCGATCTCGACCACCTTTTCAAGCTCGGGGTGGGCCAAGACCGGCTCGAGGCATGGCGTGCTCTCGCCGAGCGCTGTGTGGGGGGCCTGGCGACGGGTCCAGCAGCGCGGAGGACGCGCAGGTGA